Proteins co-encoded in one Leptospira stimsonii genomic window:
- a CDS encoding type II toxin-antitoxin system VapB family antitoxin: MRTTVDIPEELFIEAMRLTHLKTKTDVIKEGLTSLIRREKLKDLKRYKGSVNIGINLDDLRKR, from the coding sequence ATGAGAACAACAGTTGACATTCCCGAAGAATTGTTTATAGAGGCGATGAGATTGACTCATCTGAAGACGAAGACGGATGTAATTAAAGAAGGACTTACTTCCTTAATCAGAAGAGAAAAATTGAAAGATCTGAAAAGGTACAAAGGATCGGTTAATATCGGAATTAATTTAGATGATTTGCGGAAAAGATGA
- a CDS encoding PIN domain-containing protein — MSRIILDSSVWIEYLGNSNSSIAAKVDELIDAENVYTNDLILSELVPFLKIRKQSKIISSLEAIERFSLKIDWNQIIEYQVSNLKNGINKVGIPDLIIAQNVVQNKAILFTLDKHFKLMSKNIKLKIY, encoded by the coding sequence ATGAGTCGCATAATATTAGATTCTTCGGTTTGGATCGAGTATCTAGGGAACAGTAATTCTTCAATTGCCGCGAAGGTTGACGAATTAATTGATGCCGAGAATGTTTATACCAACGATTTAATTTTATCGGAATTAGTTCCCTTTCTTAAGATACGAAAGCAATCAAAGATCATTTCTTCCTTGGAAGCCATAGAAAGATTTTCATTGAAAATCGACTGGAATCAAATCATTGAGTATCAAGTATCGAATCTAAAAAATGGGATAAATAAAGTTGGCATTCCAGACTTAATCATTGCTCAGAATGTGGTTCAGAATAAAGCGATACTTTTTACTCTGGATAAACATTTTAAACTAATGAGCAAGAACATAAAGCTGAAAATCTATTGA